One Candidatus Chlorobium masyuteum DNA window includes the following coding sequences:
- a CDS encoding GNAT family N-acetyltransferase: MSSVIVSRIERAHDRACALDVVKQVFCDEKNWISTAQNQIPDELSGNREFSWFLARINGRPAGVIRLLYDPSFDLPEEYDVKFMPGINIEVLKKAGRYVEIGRFMILEEFRRNPRVALRLMKAAVAEVLERDYTHFITDVFEGEVHSPLNFHTRVLGFEVVGKHLFGELNCSSTRIILTLDILKLYSRVKDSKSRIYQELTDGLKVIFERKASLARTTIS; the protein is encoded by the coding sequence ATGTCCAGTGTAATCGTAAGCAGGATTGAACGTGCCCATGATCGAGCCTGTGCGCTCGACGTAGTCAAGCAGGTCTTTTGTGATGAAAAAAACTGGATCAGCACTGCTCAGAACCAGATTCCGGATGAACTTTCCGGGAACAGGGAGTTTTCATGGTTTCTGGCCAGAATCAATGGCCGGCCTGCAGGTGTTATTCGTTTGCTTTATGACCCCTCTTTTGATCTCCCGGAAGAGTACGATGTGAAATTTATGCCGGGTATAAACATCGAAGTGCTGAAAAAGGCAGGGCGATATGTCGAGATTGGCAGATTTATGATTCTTGAGGAGTTTCGCAGAAATCCCAGGGTGGCACTTCGTCTGATGAAAGCTGCTGTTGCCGAGGTACTGGAACGTGATTACACCCATTTCATTACAGATGTTTTCGAGGGCGAAGTGCATTCACCCCTTAATTTTCATACCAGAGTGCTCGGCTTTGAGGTAGTCGGAAAACATCTTTTTGGTGAATTGAACTGCAGTTCCACCCGTATTATTCTCACGCTTGATATTCTGAAGCTTTATAGTCGGGTCAAAGACAGCAAAAGCCGGATATATCAGGAGTTGACAGACGGGTTGAAAGTGATTTTTGAGCGCAAGGCCTCTCTTGCACGGACAACCATATCCTGA